The stretch of DNA CTCATTGGATGTGCGTTCGACCTTGGACTAATCACTCTAATTGTAAATCAAGGTTACACAAAGGTGGAACTGACCGAGATTTTTTTTAGGAAATGTCACAATTTTTGCACCTAAAACACGACCAATCCAACCGGTTATATGATGTATTCTGTTTGCATAAGATATCTGACATCCGTTTCGCGTCGAACATTGTCAGGTGTGAAAGCGTTggcaaatatcaataataaatcaCCGGCTGATAAACATTGAAGGGAATATTCCAAGATTCCTATAAAATAGTAGTCTGCGACTGGATATTATCATCCGCCTACTGGAATTCTGGAAggtaattttttaatcatgtCAATCTTTTGATTTAAGAGCTTTTCCGTGAGTATAAATCATATTAAGCATTAATCATCTCCACGGCATATAAGTGtctaaatatttgaatatctacaGTTGGAATAAATCTTTTTAGTACGTGTGAAAAATAGGAAAAGTAGCGCAACCCTTACTTTTGGAGAAACAATAATGTTTTTTCTCGAAATTTTAGATGAAGTTGTTAATTGTGTTTGCTGCCGTATTGGCACTAACTGCCGCTGGTATGTAGAAATATTCTATGCTAtgatataatcataaaagtagcgAAGGAAAAGTCTCGATcaattttgattaaaaagtatATGATCgttttgtttgaattttctttctAGTAGAGGGACTAGTTtaactttaaaaaactttCTCTAACGTTGATAGTCATATATCGTAACGGAATTGTTAAAAATCCTTTTGTACGGAAGGAATAACAAGATCAATTTTGATTAAAAACTCTGATGAATTatctttatttgatatgtttgaaaatacaggtttatatgagtttaaacttttattttttgatttaacCGATTGCGAAACTCTGATTATCATTATGTCTATGATCAATCGTTCATATTCAGAACTGTCCTACGAAGACCATGTCGAGAATATAATCGAAACGTTCAGCAGATCGTTCGAATCGCGATCGAAACGCGGACTATTCGATTCCGAATTACTCGACAGCCTCGTAACCAGCATCAGAGGCACACTCGCCGATGTCAAGACTCAAGTTGAGGCCGGTCTTGGAAAGGTAATTTCTCGGGGAATTCCGGAACAAAGCGCAACTtgaaagaaaagaagtttttcaAATCGCAGGTTTTGAATACATATTCCTGTAGATAGGATCATTAACAAGGAAGataactttaatttttatcgGCGCATTGGAAAATAACACATTTTTAAATATTGTCGACCACAGATGAAATAATAagaaataatttgatattAGCAACGATCCATAAAGAGATTttgtattaaaaatatattggttttagaatataatcaattgaattgaattgaccgacaaccagtctagccccgatatatcGATGAAGTAGCGCACATCCTTTCAAAATAGTTatcaaaattaatcaaataatataagaTGTATGCAACGTATTCAATTATAAAATGAATGCCAAAATGCACaattttatttgttaattttgaaacgccaatctTGATGACGTATTGCACATCGACCAacacagaaccccttaaaTAACGCATAGTAGTACATAATATTGAAACGATTTTTACGGCTTCAAAAACGTAAATCTtcttatgaaaatgaaattgtgttCTACTTAATATTTGCACAAAGCCattttttgaaatcagtttcaaACGCGACTTGCAATTGTACTCGACCGAAGCGATTTTATTATTCATCCCTGTTCAAACTGAAATTCCTAAGTTTTCTATGTAGAGCAAAACCTACTTGGAAGCAAAGTACGAGGAGTTGAAGAACTACGTGGATAGTCTTGAACTGAACGATAAATACCACGAGGTTGTTGCGAAGGCGAAAACCGTCATGGACCAACTTCAAGATAAAATCGGTAAGTAGAATATGGATACTAATGTCTTGATCTGGCATGGATTTATACGATACTCAGAATGTCATTCGGTATCGTTACACTCATTTTTCAGCCAACGCTATCGCCAAGCGCCATTTGGAAATCGCCTTCCAGGATCTCGAACACAAAGTCTACACACGTGTAAGTATAATGGATAGATACCGTTTAAGGGATTGATATTGAGAAAATCATTGGATTAGGGTAATAGATTCTCACGATTGGACGAATGAGTAGACGCAAAACCTTTAGGTCATAAAAATGCAGAAACGAAACTAGCTACTGCAAAAGTAAAACAGTACATAGCAGTCTAACGCAGTAGCTTTCGAATTGTAAATCGAACAATGGGTTTAAATTCAGGCTATAAGAACATTGTAAAATCCAGCTATATCTATTTGATGCCTGTATAGCGTTAGGAGGTTGATTCAATTTCGCCCAGTTATCATCAGTAAAAAAGTGTACTCTCCTATTGCAGGCTTTGGCCGATCTCCAAACCCGTGCTACTTTCAAGGAAACGATGAAAGAGGCTTGGACTAAGGTCAAGTCTGGTTTCAGTGACTTCggtgattggttgaaagacaGAGTAAAGGAGAACTGGGACAATGTCAAGCCACAAATTGAGCAAATCAAAGATATGGCGACCAAGGTTTGTACTGGTGGCACGTATAAGTAGTTGATGCGTTCAAACAATTTAGGATCGCCTAACAATCTCGGGAGAACTTTTGCTAGTAATCAAGGAGTAATTCAGGATCAGCTATCAAAAATATGAGCTTTGTTGATATCATAACGTCTTGTGCTTTTATCGCACCGAACGATCTAGAGACATGTATTGCATCTACTAAATCGGCCTATCTTTTCAAAGGTGCTCAACAACGCCGTCAATGATATCAACGAAAAGGTAATGACGCAAGCGACTCAACTGTTCAACAAGTACAAGGACGAATTGGGGCCGATGATCTGGGCCAAGATTGAACAGAAATTCAAGGACGTCACCGGCAAAGACGCCAAAAAAGAAATCGTAGACAAAGCCGACCAGAAACCCGCTGTCCAAGAATGAAGAGTATATGCGATTAATGTTAATGTTCGCAATAtagaataaattcttgttcaCAAAAGAACCACTGTTTTCTGTGTTCaaactatttcatttatttgttcgaaggtttgatttaatttctgcATCGGTGGAGCATTGAGGGTATGTGACCGAACAAATGAAACCATTTTTAGAAATAGAATTTGGAACCAAAAAATGCGGAACTTGGGTTTGAAAGGGGATCGTTCAGGTCCTCGCCCCCTCTGGTGACGCACATGAAGAGCTCGGGATCTTCAAACGATTGCCGAAAAACTGGCAGCAGCGCGGATCCAGCTCTGACACGAGAGATGTGCACAGCGATAGCGGTCGGCAAATAAATCGGTCGCCGCCCTATTCACTCAATATAGAAGCCCGTTCTTTTGTGTATCAATATTGTGCAttacaataatcattaattttttcagTCGAAAGTTTAATAGTCGAAAACTGCGTAGAATGTAGGAGTATAGCCCAAATATAGTTGGCCGGATCTGCAACTGAAGAAATAGCAGAATTAATGTTAGCTTATTGTACAATCAATACTCTCTCGATTTTCTCGGTTTCCATCTCACGGCACTTGAGCAGAATTTTTTTGGtcatattctttattttggttCATTTCTCATGAATAAAACACCTacagaatcattgaaatgaaaccAGAAGTTGCTCTAAAGTAATACGAAAAAGGTTTGCTGAATAACGGCAACTTTGATACTGTGAGATCAGGTGCATGGTCCAGATGTGATACTGTAAACACCATAAACAATGGGGTTTTTATTCATTGGTGAGACATAATGTCGCAGCTGTCGCACCTGTAGCTACGCCCCTGAAAACGATGATGGTGCACATGCGCAGTGAGCCAAAAATCGATTCGCCATCAGCGCTGAAGCGAATGTTGCCTAGACATATGTCACAAAAAGTGTGTACACAAAAAGGATAGATTTTACAAAAAGAGAACCTTTAATATTCACAAATGCAAGACGGATATTGGAAATCCCTGGTGAATGAAGGAGGTATGTAAAACGATGGATTATTTACGTAATTATggataaaaaaattgtcacaGTGGGAGCATTATGTTACAGACCTGAGCTGGGTtccatagatgtggaagaaagaTAGTCCctgagaatattttgaaattcgtcaGTTTTAACTATGGTttatcattgttactatggtgttTGTCACCCAAATCGACGATTTACCCtcagggataactttgatactcagtctatgaaaccgggcccataTTAACTATATAGGTATATCCAATCATTATTGGCGATTCCAAttaccaggcgccattttgaggcgGCCCCAAAGGTCCCGCATTGTTGGACAAATTTTTCTCGGCTGCAACAATCAGATACAGTTGCAGTTTGAAAAATATACGTCACTTTCAGGAAGGCGCCGAAAAATGGTAATTTTGTGTTATTGATTGTAACTTTTTCATGTTTTGAGAtacaatgtagaatttttcGTTGAAGATAGAGTTTTATCTGAGGATTTTGTTGATACTGCACGCGtgaataggcctatatcttcatttgattttctgcaaactgattgtactgtaccccTGTCATCTCTCATCACAGAATGATTGTACTCTATGCCCTCAACTAcccttgcagactgattgtactgtaccctcaacTACCcttacagactgattgtactgtaccctcaactacccttgcagactgattgtactgtaccctcaactacccttgcagactgattgtTCTGTGCCCTCAGTTATCCCCCCTTACAGaatgattgtactgtaccccAGTCATCTCTCATCACAGACtaattgtactgtaccctcaattacccttgcagactgattgtTCTGTGCCCTCAGTTATCCCCCCTTACAGAATGATTGTACTCTACTCTCAGTTTGTCTCCCCTAACGGACTGTCAGTCATCTCCTTCCTAACCTTCAGTCATCTCAGGGTTCGACAGTCAGCCCGAGTCTAGCGATCATATTTACGCATCATCTCGAGACTAAATGTCTCCGCTCGGCACCGAACAATACTATACCCATGTTATATTGGAGATATATAGATGATATATTCTCAATCTGGACCCACGGTGAAGATAAACTACCCGAATTTTTCGAACATATGAACCAATCACACCGTACCATCCAATACGAACTGACACAATCAAGGGAGAAGGTACCCTTCCTAGACGTTGAAGTCTACAAAGGGAGAGATTTTGAGAACTCGACAAGTAAACTCTCAACAAGGGTATACACAAAACCCACGGACGCACAGGCTCTcagatttaagaaaatctGCTCGGACGAAAGCGAATACCGCTCACAATACAAAAAAACTACAGGGTTACCTCCGGGCCCGAGGCTATAGTGCTCGCGAATCTACAAAGCGGACCAACAATATCGTACGGATCTCTTACACACGCGCACAAAAAAAGCGCTCATTTGATTCAATCTCACTGATCACCAAATACCATCCGAACACGGATAATATCCGTCAGTCGCTTACAAAACACGAAAATAATCCAATCGAACGCGACTCTGAGAATAATATTCAAGGAACCTCCCAGAATATTATTCACACGCAGCGAAAATCTTACAGACATTCTAGTCCGTGCGagatcatcctcgcttgccaggggtccagtatcactcccgaactcgcttccaccagccccctggcctcacgaagcgtgatttcattactggcgctgttgcgaaTGAcctcatatatcgatttgcgaaatacttccttgttcggtaaaacgttcgctgattggtccatttaacgggaaaaccaacagaagtctactgtcggtttgttacaagcgctgtgattggtacgaccggattctggtcggctagtaacgactccaacgactcgtgaggtcaaggggttcggggaacagctttagcgtagtgggttcgaatcccttgacgggtgaagatggcgCGAGATGTGTGTAAAGCACACCACCATCTCAACCTCAATACCGTAATAATAGTCGGTTTATGTGCTTCATACGAATCCTTCGATCACGATTTATGCAAAATAAGGTGAAAACCGTTTAAATCAGTTTCCGTTCCGCTCATGTATAGACACTCTCAGGACTCGATATACAGCTGCTCGGACTGATGCTAAGGGCAGTCAATTTACTCCCGACGTGTCGTTTTATCAACATAACGCTATATCAATGTTCGATAACCAAGGAATACCTGGTCGAATCAATACCGCCCGGCGGTCACACAAAATCGCATCAGATCACATCAGATCGATGATTTGAAGAACCTCCTCAATCCAAACAGATTGAAATATAGACGTAGTCGATACGTACGCCGACAGATGATCGGTGCGATTACCCTCGCAACACCAACGGACCCTGTTTTGACAGGACGGAAAGTACTCTCCACACGAGACGAGGAAAGCCCGTCCCACCTTTGCACGAATCAAACATCCATATCGGTTCTCACAACTACCCGCCACTGTAAGGCCACGAATGTGTTGATACACACGCCATCTATCTGATTAGGCTATCACTACTATTCGCAATGACTTGTAATATGGTATACCCATCCACCGACGTCTGTTtataataaaaagaaataacaCAATGTGTACCTCACATTCTCAATATAAATTACtcagttttatttctattgtgaatatatataattattacATTGCTACACCCTCGTGAAACTGGCTGTGTTACCCAGCCTCTAACGGTCCAGCGGACCCAAACACCCAAAATACAACtcattcagttttatttctaCTGTGGATTAAACTAAATACTAATGTGTACATATTGCTACACCCTCGTGGAACTGGCTGTGTTGCCCAGCCTCTAACGGTCCAGCGGACCCAAACACCCAAACAGACTATTCACTGAATATTTTACCCTCAGTTTTATCCTTCCTTTGCAGACTTATCGTAGCATCAGTGATCTCCCCCTCGAGACTGATTGTGTCACTATGTTAGTGTATTTCCCACTAGtgttaggcctatattgaTGTATTCCTTTCTCCGGAAGGAATCACcggcaaatatctgcattccATTCCCCCCTTTAAAATGGAGAATAAGTTAATCAAGCAGGGGATTGCAGAGCTATTTAGAATTCAATCATACTTATGTTTCAAAAAAGAGTGAAAATAAACGAAACAATTAGACCTCGATGGAGCGCCACAAAATGACGGCAAGAAACTGGAAACCCTTTTATTGTTgacataagccgcgatcacacgagcatttatggcccgggccaaatttggcccgaccaagaacgtcggaccaggcccgagccaaattttagcactaGACAAAtacatggcccgaatcagccaccatactataCTTGAGGAAAACCCCACAATTATTTTTACACTgcacaaaaaaagaaaatattttagtcATCGGAGTCATATTTTGATGGAAggcgttttatttttcatagcgGAATTATTTTTGTGAAATCGGCCCCTGGTCTCTACAGTCCACGGACTATAACCAGTTTCGAATAAAAGAACTCTATCGTTGGTATCATTTGGTACATTTTGGCATTTTGTCAAGCTATCGTGAAAAAAGCAGGAGCAGAAGCCAAACTCATTCCACTGTATTCCAGGATATagccagaaaaaaaatgtgaattacatattttctagaagtgCCTTATCTAACAGGTCCAGGAAATGAGTCCTAACAAGGAAAATGAgtcatttcaatttgttctTGGGGAGCGCTCCCAAACTTTGATGAGCTTCGCCGCCAGCAAATTATTGAGCAATAATTTTTAGTATAATATAGTCACATTGACCGACTTGGTCTGCTGTCTCCTGAATAGGGAagatcagaaaataaattgcccagggcaaagtgtggtttaccttgaaagctagaggttgtttggggtaagggcattgcttgaaaaatctttttaatttgtgacttcaaagttccacaagtttaaatattgtattttatctttcttaaaggattattttgtagtcaaataagactaaagatatacatttgtttaggTCCacatccaaaatttcgtagggtacaggtaggcgcggcatggaaactatattatattttcaaagaaatatttttcataatatgaaaaaatattcaaataaaattcatatgatgtcacatctcagagggtggctgaatgtCCGCGGAACCTAAAATACCGGTGCAGTAAGAAATCAGCGTAtaagatcgttttaaatcctggaatttaccactacaatattcagacctcgaccaatacctatagtttgctgcttagtattttcaggtcacaagaaattacaatttattacaaattctatcaaacagaaaacacagcgttcttctgatgatgaaatgtcaaacgCGCCAGaaagcagcgttacagtatcactgtagcatcttcacccgtcaagggattcgaacccactacgctaaagctgttccccgaaccccttgacctcacgagtcgttggagtcgttactagccgaccagaattcggtcgtaccaatcacagcgcttgtaacaaaccgtcagtagacttctgACTTctgttttcccgttaaattgaccaatcagcgcacgttttaccgaacaaggaagtatttcgcaaatcgatatatgacgtcacgcgcaacagcgccagtaatgaaatcacgcttcgtgaggccagggggctggtggaagcgagttcgggagtgataccggatccctggcaagcgaggatgtcactgtagtagtgtatactgtacgagcgtgtgtttgtgtgcaacagtctataGCACTGCGCGCACATGGAGGCCTCGTGTAGTGAACgttcgcttacacttcaatgtcaatcaaaacgatcaccgggtattaaaatgaaacaatacctatggcggataataattacattctcaccagcaatgagcgcgcatttgaaattcgcacgtatacggcacctagtccaatgaaacgttcgccattctatggctttctcATGATTATTTTAGTACGGTAGCGCCGAACGCctaatcgaggtcattgcaattttatacgcgagggctaggaattttcccgccaaaaacagtttttcgtagaattttaaaaaatgttgaccatgtcatcgacggaggttcgccatgtcttcaatcgcatcgattatacgttgtttaagccgagaaccaatgaaacaaatgctcatataaaaaaacgtaccgcgattatgaattggctcaatgccaacttccaacttcatatcgctgacaaaggtaaaccaaaaagggACAAAACgtatatatattatcattttttatcaATAGGAGATTCAAAGTTTCTGAATTAAACAATCAAAAGAGCGCACGTCGATCACAACATTATAATATTGCTATCGCAGCGGACACATATACCAAAACATAAAACACCTGGAAAGTTGTGCTCGCATCTCTGAAGAGAAGGTATCAAGCTCATTAACATCACTATCGGTATCCATACCCACTATTGGGTTAGGCAAGTATTTCATCCCTCTATCTCAGTTGCATTTGTGTGccaaaatcattatgatattcatcagatttttatttcaatcttACAGCACAGCATATTGGTATTAGATCGAGTTAATCATGCTTAACCGTCTCAAGAAAATTGGATTAGCCGGTTTCATCatcacaataattttggtGTCGTATCATCTCATCAATGTATCTGATAGATTCACTGATGCCGTTGCAAATTCATTGAAACAGATTATGACGAACAGACCGAAATCATCATCGCATCGTTACGACGTCGTTAATGATTCAATATCACAAGACAACATGAAGGTACCTGTTGTTTACAAGGATATCGTTGCTATTTTATTGGAACAGTTTCGCTTTACGGATAGTAAATGCGGTCCGGTGCCAAAAATAATACACCAGACGtggaaaactgaaaatatcccgatctcattcaaaaaatatataacgTCTTGGGTCAGACTTCACCCCGATTGGGAATATTGGTTGTGGACCGATAGCATCGCCGACGAGTTCGTTAAACGCAGATTTCCTGCGTATTATCCGATGTACAAAAATTATGGACAGGGAATTCACAGAGCCGACGCGATTCGGTATTTTATACTCTATACGTTCGGTGGACTGTACGCTGATTTAGATATGGAAGCCTTGCGACCATTCGATCATTTGCTGAACACCCACACGGCGATGATACCCGAAGATCATATCGTTCATAGCGTCGTTAATTGGGGTCGACCGCGACCATCGACTTTAAACGCGTTAATGACGTCAACGCcaaaacataaatatctacGGAAAATAATCGAATATCTTCCCACAGCTGATAAAGCAACAGGTAAAGGTGATGTTGTTTATAAAACTGGTCCATTCATGACTGATGACGTTTTAGTTGCGTATGAGAAATCTGTGGGTGTTGAGAGTAACAGAACCGTGTCGTTATGCGATGCGGTCTATTTTGCGTCTTACAGTCGATTCATTCCTGAATTTGATCCTAACGTTAtgaaaagcataaaaaatggATGTAAAAACCCCGGACCCCCTTCAACACCTCGAGGTAAAACTTGTGAAATGCTGAAACGCGATAATTACACAAATAAGCCACGCGGACCGGAAGTGATGTCGTATCACGCATTCCATCACACGTATTACGAAAAACCCGAATACAAGTTAGTGTTTTCCGTTCGCGAAATCGTGAAAAAACCGTTCGACATCAAAACATTGATATCGAATATGAAGCCCGATAGAGACTTCGAGAAATTAGTTTGAGTATAATTTTAAGATAGGCGAGTTTTACATGCACCGTCTCATCCCggtttcaagtataattcataTTCTTCTGCAATATACCGGTTTTTCTGATGATCCGTCCAAAGATATTATTGAAACCCAAGTGAACttagattgaaatatttttgtttcgtgAGAATATAATATTGATCTATATATCTCATTTTCAACAACAAACGTTCATAAATTatatatgatttaataataatgaaaataatgataataataataataatgataataatagtctttaattacattgaaattattacataatataacacATAATTTATAAAAAGATGACGgcgatgaaaataatcataagcAAATGGGAAAGATGAAGATAATATTGTATAGTAGTAGTAATTAGGTTTATCTAGTAAActtgataaatggttgaagGGTTTTTGAGAACACATCTGATCACGGTTATCGGGTGGGGTGTTTCGTGTCGATGTGTCAATTCTTTGGTCCTTAATAACCGTGGGAGGGTTTTTAGAGAAATGTTAATGacatgataaaataaaaacatcagcCATATTGCTACCATTTTCGGAAGATGTCTCCCAGTGTGAGAAAATAAGTGATTTATACCATTGGCAGTTGGGAGATTCTCCCTCCGTATGCAAAAGTACGGAACACCTGAAGGGACATACCGATAGGTGTTAGCCGGTGTTAGCTGTCTGAAAGCaaagaaataaagaaactgCTTAAAGTAAACTCGAATGCAAGATCTTTGCTTTcgaataatttgttaattacaAGGGTAGACCTAGGGTTCatataaatctatatatttgagttttgaattttgaaatcaggggATCTAAAAATAGTATTCATCATTAGCGGGACGTCGATTCAGCAATAAATTTTTCAGGGAAGAGCCGATCGGCCTTCCGAAAGGGAAGGCGCATCGCGGCCGTGAGTGTTGAATCTCATTGCTAattaaagttgaaaaataagaTACATGTACGTTGTTATCTGAATACTTAAAGATTCTTAATCTTATTTGTGTTCTGTCTACTTAATTACGGAAATCCGATGTATTTGCGGTACT from Tubulanus polymorphus chromosome 11, tnTubPoly1.2, whole genome shotgun sequence encodes:
- the LOC141913309 gene encoding uncharacterized protein LOC141913309 yields the protein MKLLIVFAAVLALTAAELSYEDHVENIIETFSRSFESRSKRGLFDSELLDSLVTSIRGTLADVKTQVEAGLGKSKTYLEAKYEELKNYVDSLELNDKYHEVVAKAKTVMDQLQDKIANAIAKRHLEIAFQDLEHKVYTRALADLQTRATFKETMKEAWTKVKSGFSDFGDWLKDRVKENWDNVKPQIEQIKDMATKVLNNAVNDINEKVMTQATQLFNKYKDELGPMIWAKIEQKFKDVTGKDAKKEIVDKADQKPAVQE
- the LOC141913081 gene encoding uncharacterized protein LOC141913081 — encoded protein: MLNRLKKIGLAGFIITIILVSYHLINVSDRFTDAVANSLKQIMTNRPKSSSHRYDVVNDSISQDNMKVPVVYKDIVAILLEQFRFTDSKCGPVPKIIHQTWKTENIPISFKKYITSWVRLHPDWEYWLWTDSIADEFVKRRFPAYYPMYKNYGQGIHRADAIRYFILYTFGGLYADLDMEALRPFDHLLNTHTAMIPEDHIVHSVVNWGRPRPSTLNALMTSTPKHKYLRKIIEYLPTADKATGKGDVVYKTGPFMTDDVLVAYEKSVGVESNRTVSLCDAVYFASYSRFIPEFDPNVMKSIKNGCKNPGPPSTPRGKTCEMLKRDNYTNKPRGPEVMSYHAFHHTYYEKPEYKLVFSVREIVKKPFDIKTLISNMKPDRDFEKLV